The nucleotide sequence CGAAGAACTGCCATACACCAGCACGGTAGTAATAGACCAGTTCAAGATGGATGGCAAGATGCGTCGGATTGCGGCAACTATTTTGGTTGATCGTGACAGTCACAAGGCAATGATCATTGGTCAAAAGGGTGAGCGTCTCAAGAAGATTTCAACTGATGCCCGCATCGATATGGAAAAGCTCTTTGACGGCAAAGTCTTTTTAGAGACTTGGGTGAAGGTTAAACGTGGCTGGGCAGATGATCGAGCTGAATTGCGGGCTCAAGGTCTGGAATAAGTTTCATGGCCTCGATTCGCATTGCTGACGAGCCTGCTTTTGTATTGCATAGCATTCCCTATAAAGAGACTAGCTTAATTCTGGATGTCTTTACTCGGCAATATGGCCGCATGGCTTTAATTGCTAAAGGTGCCAAGCGTCCACACTCAACCTTAAGACCTGTTCTACAGCGCTTCCAGCCATTATTAGTTTCTTGGAGTGGTAAATCAGAGCTCCGCACTTTAACGAAGTCAGAGTGGGTGGGGGGTATGCCTTCTTTGGTTGGCGATGCTTTGCTCTGCGGCTTCTATCTAAATGAATTGCTCGTCAAGTTTTTAGCGCGCGAAGATGATTATGAAAAACTCTACGATCGCTATTCTGAGACTATTAATGCTTTATCGAATCTGGAGTTTGAGTCTAAAGGCTTAGAAGAGATTTTGCGTCCGTTTGAGTTATCACTCTTGCAGGAGACGGGGTATGCAGCCGCCTTAGATCGCTGCGTTGAAACAAATGAAGTACCTCTAGCTCAAGAGCAATATGTCTATCAACCAGAGCGAGGGGTACGCCCTGTTCAGGCCGATGATCCTGGGCACTGGCCTGTTCTTACTGGTAAATCCCTTTTGGCGATTGCAGCGGGGGATTTCTCAGACCCTGAGACTCTTTCTGAGAGTAAGCAGTTAATGCGCTTTCTGCTGGGCTTGCATTTGCAGGATCAGGTATTAACGACCCGCCAAATTTTGATTGATTTGAAGAAAATCTAGTAATCTACACAGATGAGTAGCCCCCACACCCTTGAACTGGGTATCAATATCGATCACGTCGCCACTTTACGCAATGCACGAGGCACCGTCTATCCCGATCCGTTAAGGGCGGCAGCCTTGGCTGAGGAAGCTGGCGCAGATCTCATTACCCTTCACTTGCGGGAAGATCGTCGTCATATTAAAGATGCGGATTTATTAGCACTGCGACCACTGATTAAAACGCGCATGAATTTAGAGTGTGCGGTAACGCCCGAGATGATTGATATTGCGTGCAAGGTTAGACCGCACGATGTATGCCTTGTTCCGGAGAAGCGTGAAGAAGTCACAACGGAGGGTGGTTTGGATGTCTTGGGGCATTTTGAGGTGGTGAAAGCCGCTGCAAAGAAATTAGTTGATGCTGGTATTCGGGTATCCCTATTTATTGACCCAGAAGAAAAACAAATCCAAGCAGCTAAAGAAGTTGGCGCAACCGTAGTGGAATTGCATACCGGTCGTTACGCTGATTTATCTGGAGCCGAGCAGGCAAAAGAGTTGGAACGTATTCGTAAGGCTGCGATATTTGGAAAAAGTATCGGCCTGAGGGTGAATGCTGGTCATGGTTTGCATGAGGGCAATGTCAGACTAGTGGCTGCCATTGCTGAATTATCCGAACTCAATATTGGTCATGCCATTGTGGCTGAGGCTTTGTTTAAAGGCTGGCAAAAAGCGATCACCGACATGAAAGTCTTGATGGCTCAGGGTAGAGCCAGCGCTTAAGTATTAATAACAGCAAATAACAAAAACCCATTACAGTAAATATGATCATCGGCATCGGCACAGACATTCTGCAGATTGAGCGCTTACAGGCGGCATACGATCGCACCAATGGCCGCCTGGCTGAAAAAATTCTGGGGCCAGATGAAATGTTGGTGTTTAAGCACCGCCTTGCCAGAAACCATAAGCGCGGGATTGCGTTCTTAGCTACCCGTTTTGCTGCCAAGGAAGCCTTCTCAAAAGCGATTGGTTTGGGAATGAGAATGCCTATGACTTGGCGTTCACTCCAAACCCTAAATGAGTCTAGCGGCAAGCCAATCACTTCGTACTTGGGTGCTTTGGCACAGTTTATGCAGGAAAAAAATTGGGAAGCTCATGTTACTGTTAGCGATGAAAAAGATATGGCAATTGCGCATGTCATCGTTACTCAAATGTAAATAAAAAATACAGTTTAATCAGAGGAAGAAATGAGTAAGTCAACCATGGCCCCCGGCCCAGTCACTCTGGATGTAGTTGGTCTGGAATTAAATGCCGAGGATCGTCGACGCATCTTGCATCCCCTGACTGGTGGCGTTATTTTATTTGGTAGAAACTTTACTAATCGCCAGCAGCTCACTAAATTAACTGCTGCTATTAAGAAGCTGCGCCCTGATGTGCTTATATCCATTGATCATGAGGGTGGTCGAGTACAGCGCGCAAGAACAGACGGCTTTACCCACTTACCAGCTATGCGTAAATTGGGTGAATTGTGGAGCGCTAAAAATAAATCAACTCATGCCGCAGAATCTGCTGCTATCGCAATGGCTGCAGCAACAGCTTGCGGATATGTGCTCGCTGCTGAGTTGCGTGCTTGTGGCGTTGACTTCAGTTTTACACCAGTGCTCGATTTAGATTTTGGTCGCAGCGGTGTGATTGGTGATCGATCTTTTGGTCGCGATCCACAAATAGTCTTTGCTTTGTCGAAGAGTCTGAATGAAGGCTTACGTCTTGCCGGCATGGCCAACTGCGGTAAACACTTTCCAGGACATGGCTGGGCTGAGGCAGATTCACACGTGGCTATCCCGGTAGATGAGCGCCCCTTAAAGGAAATTTTGAATGATGATGCTAAGCCGTATGAGTGGTTGGATTTGAGTTTGGCATCAGTCATGCCTGCCCATGTGATTTATCCAAAAGTGGATAAGAACCCAGCAGGATTTTCAAAGATTTGGCTCCATTCCATCTTGCGTCAAGAATTAGGCTTTGAAGGTGTGATCTTTAGTGATGATCTCTCTATGGAAGGCGCAAGTGTTGCAGGGTCGGTAGTCAAGGGTGCAGAAATGGCTCTAGATGCTGGTTGCGATGCGGTATTGATCTGTAATCGTCCAGACCTTGCTGATCAACTACTCTCAAAATTAAAAGTCTCAAAAACAAAGCAATCTGAATCTGCAACACGTTTAAATCGTCTGATGCCTTTAGCGCCAGCGCCAATATGGAGTGCATTGCAGAACGAGGCCCAGTACCAGCACGCTAAAGGCTTGCTGGGACAGTTGGGACTTATTGCTGATTAAGTAAATATTGGTCTGTAGAAATAAAAAAGCCCGGCATGCCGGGCTTTGTAACATCTGTAGCTAGCTAATTAGTTAGCGCGGCTACGGTATTCACCGGTGCGAGTATCGATCTCGATCTTGTCACCGGTATTGCAGAATAGAGGAACTTGTAATTCATAGCCAGTTGCCAATTTTGCGTTCTTCAATACCTTGCCTGAGCTGGTATCACCTTTAACTGCTGGCTCTGTGTAAATGATTTCACGAACCAATGAGTTAGGCATTGCTACTGAGAGTGCTTTACCTTCGTAGAACACCACTTCGCATGGCATGCTTTCTTCGAGGTAGTTCAATGCATCACCCATGAACTCAGCTTCAACTTCGTACTGGTTGTATTCAGTATCCATAAATACATACATTGGATCTGCGAAATAAGAATAAGTGCATTCTTTCTTATCGAGAATCACAACATCAAATTTGTCATCCGCTTTGTAAACACCTTCGTTTGGCGCGCCGGTTAACAAATTCTTAAATTTCATTTTTACAACAGAGGAGTTGCGGCCAGAGCGGCTATATTCGGCCTTTAAAACGACCTGGGCATCGGTGCCGATCATCACTACGTTACCAACGCGGAGTTCTTGTGCTGTTTTCATCTTGCTATTCCTGGGGGCAGAGCTAATTTTCTGCGGTTTTTATCAAAAACAAGATTGTAACCGCCCGCAAGCCTTTATTGCTTGGGATTAGGCGACAAAGCGGATTAAACGCGCTGGCAAGCCGCCATCTGCTTGTTTTCCAAGTAAATGGGTGCGCCAATGCTCGGCATGCGCATTCCAGCTGTTTAAGTCCTTAAGCCATTCGCTGGGCGTTGCCCAAGTCATGGCGGCTATCGTAGCTAGCCTCAACCCTTGGCTAGCCTCTTCCAGGTAGAGGTCCAGAAAAGCTGCTAATTTCACTTCATGGGCGCGGTCTTCTTGGGGATAAATATGCCAAATAAATGGTTTGCCAGCAAGTTGCGCCCGAACAAAAGAATCTTCTCCCCGCACAATATTGAAGTCGCATTGCGATAGTACCCAGTCATATTCATCCTGAGATACAAATGGCATCGAGAGCAGTTGGATATTGGTGGATAGAGAGATTGGGTGCTCTCCATAAAGACTTAATTGTTCGGCATGACCATGGGCAAGCAAGACATCAACATCTTCACCAAGATGTCCTAAGTCAACTAGCCATTTTTTCAGAGGAGCGCCGGGATAGCAAAAGATGCTGATCCGTTTTGCGCCAGGACGCAATTTAGACCATACGGTCTTCAGATCGCCAGGAATATTTTTTGCCACAATATGACCTTCTGGCGGAATGGGGTCTAGCAATAGCCCACCCACCTCATCCTGGAAGCCGGGAAAGAAAAAATATTTCGGAATACCGTGTGACTGAGGTGACGCTTTGCCATGAAAATCAATTACCCAGGGCTCTGCGCTCAAGTATTCCAAGTTAATAATGATGGGTTTGACCGGGGCGATAAAAAGGCCCGCCAAGTAACGTTCTGGCAGTTCGCAACCAAAAGCCTCAATCACAACGTCGGGTATTTGTACTGGATGACGGGCATTAGCATGGCTGGCCTCCCATGGCTGTATATCGATTTTTTGCTTAATGGACGGCTCTACTCCTGATGCGAGTAAATTAAGGGTTGGCAGATCATCGCAAAAAATACGGACCTCTTGCCTATGAATGCTTGATAAGCTTCGGGCTAGACGCCAGCAAACACCGGCATCACCATAGTTATCGACGATTTGGCAGAAAATATCCCAACGCATGAGTAATTCGCTTTTCGAAACCCTTCAGCAGGATGTTAAACGGCTACCCGGATTACCGGGGGTATATCGCTTTTTTGATGAAGCGGGACATATTCTGTATGTAGGCAAAGCGCGCAACCTCAAAAAGCGTGTCTCTAGTTATTTCCAGCGTACCCAGTTATCACCGCGTATCGAACTAATGGTGGGCAAAATTGCCCGCTATGAGACAACGGTAACACGGACTGAAACGGAAGCCCTCATTTTAGAGAACAATCTCATTAAAGAGTTGGCTCCTCCATTCAATATTTTGTTTCGTGATGACAAGTCTTATCCCTATGTGATGTTAACGGGGCATCAGTTCCCAAGGCTGGCCTCGTATCGTGGAAAAGTGGATAAGCGCAATCATTACTTTGGACCATTTCCGAATAGCTGGGCAGTACGCAATAGTGTGCAGATTCTTCAAAAAGTATTCCGCTTAAGAACTTGTGAGGATTCTGTTTTCAAGAATCGCAGTCGTCCTTGCCTCTTACATCAGATTCATCGCTGCAGCGCTCCTTGCGTTGGCCGTCTGAGTATTGAACAGTATGGGCAGGATGTTGCCCAAGCAACTCGATTTTTAGAGGGTGATCACAGCCGAGTGTTATCCGAACTCGAAAAAGAAATGCACAAGCATAGCGAAGCAATGGAGTTTGAGATGGCTGCGGTATTGCGAGATCGCATCGCTGACTTATCTAGCGTGCTACAACAACAGTCGATGGATACCGTTGCCGAGGGTGAGGGTGATGTAGATGTGATCGCTGTAGCACAAATGGAGGGTATGGTTTGCGTGAACTTAGCAATGATTCGTGGCGGCCGTCACTTGGGTGATAGAGCCTATTTCCCTAAAGGTTTGCGCTCCACCTCTGGTGAGCTGCCATCCCCCGCGGAGATATTGGAAGCCTTTATTACTCAGCATTATTTAGAAGAGCATGTGGATGCAACTGCCGCCAATTTAATTCCACCAGTACTAGTTTTAAATCATCCCCTTCAATCCGCAAGCGATGACCTGACTCAACTCAATGAATCTCCCCCTGAAGATTTGCACGAGTTATTAAATGCACAAGCTGGCAGAAAAATTACTTTCTTGCATCAACCCCAAGGTCAAAGACGTCACTGGCTTGGGATGGCAGAGGGTAATGCGAAGATTGCACTCACTAAACGCTTAGTTGAGACGGGTGGGCAGTTGGCTAGGGCACGTGCATTGGCTGATATCTTGAGTCTCGAATTGGAGAGTCTTGAGCAGTTGCGCATCGAATGTTTTGATATTAGCCACACCTCTGGTGAAGCAACCCAAGCATCTTGTGTGGTGTATACCAAGAACGCGATGCAGTCGAGTGAGTATCGACGCTTCAATATTAATGACATTACACCAGGTGATGATTACGCAGCTATGCGCCAGGTCTTGCAGAGACGCTATGCTAACTTTCAAGAGTTACCTGTTGAAAAAATTCCTCAAGTGATTTTGATTGATGGCGGCAAAGGCCAGGTAGAGATGGCAAGACAAGTGCTTTCTGAATTTGGCATGGATGTGGGTTTAATTGTGGGCGTTGCTAAGGGTGAAGGTCGTAAGGTTGGACTGGAAACCCTCATTTTTGCGGATGGACGCAAGTCTTTGGAATTGGGTATTGATAGCGCGGCATTGCTATTAGTCGCCCAGATACGAGATGAGGCCCACCGGTTTGCCATTACTGGCATGCGCGCTAAGCGTGCCAAGGCTAGGACAATCTCCCGTTTAGAGGAGATTGAGGGCATTGGCGCCAAGCGTCGTCAAAAGTTGTTGGCTCGTTTTGGTGGCTTAAAGGGCGTCTCCAATGCCAGCATCGAAGAGATCGCCGGTGTTGAAGGCGTCTCTTTAACGCTCGCTGAACAGATATATCGTCAGCTTCACTAGGAGCATTGACCGTTCTTGGTTTATGCTTATCTAATGCCTTTTAATCTACCGATCGCCCTGACCTGGTTGCGTGTTGCAGCGATTCCGCTGTTGGTAGCTATTTTTTATCTTCCCAATTCTTGGCTTACTCCGTTTGATAAGAATCTGATTGCTGCAATCATCTTTATCTCTGCCGCCATTACCGATTGGTTGGATGGTTTCTTAGCGCGCCGTTTAAAACAAGAATCTGCATTTGGTCAGTTCTTGGATCCTGTGGCAGATAAGCTTATTGTTGCTGCCGCTTTATTGGTTTTATTAAATATGGATCGCGTCCAAGTTTGGGTTGCACTCATCATTATTGGTCGTGAAATCACAATCTCCGCCCTGAGAGAGTGGATGGCTTTATTAGGGGCCGGAAAAAGTGTGGCAGTTCATATGGTTGGCAAGCTCAAAACGACTGCTCAACTGATCGCCATTCCTTTTTTATTGCTGAATGACACCTTATTTGGTTGGTTAAATTGTGCGCAAGTGGGTACCTGGTTAATTTGGATTGCCTCATTTTTAACTCTTTGGTCGATGTTCTATTACATGAAAAAGGCCTTGCCTCAGCTCGCTGGAAAAATCGACTAAGCGTTATAAAGCCCAGCCAGTTAAGCTTTTCAGGGAGATTGAGTTCCCCTGGCTTTAAGGTTTTGTGAGGAATAATGCTTTCTTGCAGATTGTTTGTTAAACTACTGCCCTGTTATGCGGGAATAGCTCAGCTGGTAGAGCGATACCTTGCCAAGGTATAGGTCGGGAGTTCGAACCTCCTTTCCCGCTCCAAGTTCGATGGGAAGCCCTCAAAAGCTTCCCATTTTTGATTCAAGAGTATGGCGCGTTGGCCGAGTGGTTAGGCAGGAGCCTGCAAAGCTTCGTACGGGGGTTCGATTCCCTCACGCGCCTCCAGTAATTTCGCTTGACGAAATAGGTAGAGCACCTAAAATACTTTCAGCATCTATAAGAAAGTCGCATCAATTCTGTAAAGCGAAAAATGATCAAACTTCACACCCTTAAAATCAGCGCTCTTACTTTGTTCCTGTCGGTATTGTTAGGAGCATGCGCTAGCTCTGGCGATTCGCCAACAGGTACCCCTCAGGAAGTTCAAGAAGTTCAGGCTCAGTTGTTGGGCGATATGCCTTTGCCGGCAGCCTCAAAAATTATTGGCGCGGATTCATTAATTATTGGTCGTGGTGATAACTGGGTCGGTCGTGTAGTTTTATCTGGTGTTCAAACGCCCACTGATATTTATGCATTTTTCCAATCTGAATATCCACGCGCTGGCTGGACAACTGTGAGCGCAGTGAAAACAAAAACGAGCATCTTGGTATTCACCAAAGGTGATCGTACTGCTACAGTGGAACTCAATGAAGGGTCATTAACTGGACCAAAGACATTGATCACGATTACTTCTTCACCAAAGAACGCTAACGTAGTGGCGCCCAGTAAGAAGTAAATCAAAAATACCGCTCTTCACGGCAGTAAATAAAAAGGCCTCTACTCAGAGGCCTTTTCTTATATGCAACTTTGCTTACAGGCCTTCAGCCCTAATTAAGCCAACCGCTTGTCCTTCTATAGAAAAGTTGGGCTGACGATCATCTACCAAAATGTTTTTGAAGTCTGGGTTCTCTGCTTGTAATTCGATGACCATGCCATTCGCAGTTTTCTTTTGTTGCCAACGCTTCACAGTCACCTCATCATCTAAGCGAGCGACAACGATGTCACCATTACGAACTTCGGTTGTCTTTCTTACTGCCAAGTAATCGCCATCTAAGATGCCGGCATCGCGCATGCTCATACCTTTTACTTTTAATAGGTAATCAGCGCCTTTACTAAATAAATTTGGATCCACTGGAACATGTTTTTCAATATGTTCCACAGCCATGATTGGGGATCCAGCTGCAACGCGACCAATTAATGGCAATGTGAGTTGTTGTAATGCGCCTGACGGTAAAGAAAGCTGGCGGTATTTATTGCTGTTGTGCGATTGATTAAATCGTTGCGGAATCCGAATGCCGCGTGAAGTACCGGGCGTTAATTCGATATAACCTTTTTTAGCAAGCGCGCGCAAATGTTCTTCAGCGGCATTGGCAGAAGCAAATCCGAGTTGGGTAGCTATTTCTGCACGAGTGGGCGGCAGGCCGCTTTCATCGATGGCCTTAGTAATCAACTCCAAAATCTCATTCTGACGTGGAGTGAGCTTGGGGAGGGCAGTCAGCTCCTCTGGAAAATCGACTGTGTTTATGTCCATACTGGGATTGTATACAGCAGTATTTGATAGATCAAGCTATTTCAGGGGGATAATGGGGTATGAGTTCACTACAAAACACCTCTGAAGCTGCCCCCCAAATCCTTGTTTTGGGTATGGGTGGCACGATTGCCGGTTTGGCACCGAGCCCAGCTGACAATCCTATGCAATATGAAGCTGGCCAGGTCGAAGTCGCCTCCTTGCTTACCCATATTCAGTCTGCCGTTCCTGAGGGCATCAGCTTGGTTTCTAGGCAGATTGCCAACATCAATAGTCGCAATCTGACAGAGTCCTTATTAACCTTACTGGGTGAGGTTGTAAGAGAGGCCCTGGCTAAAACCTTGGTTAAAGGGATAGTGGTCACTCACGGAACTGACACGATTGAAGAGGCAGGCGTCTTTTTACAGCTGACTTGCGGAAAATATGCTCAAAATTTAGGCAAAAGAGTCATCTTGACTGGCGCCATGTTGCCGTCCAATGCCCCTAAGGCAGATGGCCCATCCAACTTGCTGGACGCCATTCGTTGGGCATCTACTCCGATAGATAACTGCCCGGGCGGTATTTATGCCGTTATGGATGGCAGAGGTTGTTTGGCTATGGATCTGGCAAAACGCCACGGTAGTGCCCTCAATGCACCTATCCAAGCCTCTCCTAGCAGCTCAGTTGGGTTGATTAATCCATCCTGGCTATCCGGCGTGAAGGCTGTTCAAGCTCTCTGGACTGAAGATTTGCCGATTCCAAAGGAAAACGAGTGGCCTTGGGTTGAAATCTTAACTAGCCATGCTGGCGCCCGTTCAGAGACGATTACCCATTGGTTGAACTCTAAGGTAAAGGGCTTGGTCCTTGCTGGATCTGGCATGGGAGGCTTTCATGATGCCTGGAGAGATTCGCTGGTTGCGGCAGTAAAACATGGCATTGCTTTGGTGCGAACCACCAGAACTGGCGCAGGGGAAACCTTGCCTGATCTTCCTGAAAAGGACATTGCCGGATGTCTGGCGGCAGGCAGTCTTTCTGCACCCAGAGCTAGGATTGCCCTTCAACTTTCTCTGAATGCCGAAAAACAAGCTCAGCCCACAGGTAAATCCCTGACTTGGCAGGATTTTTTTGCTAGAATAGCGATCTTGCCAGTAATACGGTAAGTGCTGAAAAGCAGTTTTAAAAGTGTTGTTAGCAGTACCTACAATTTGTTACTACCTTGTCACACTGGCGCTGAGTTCACAACCATCAGAACTTAGCAAGACGCCCAGGTGACTCTATCCTTAAGGAGTGTTAGATGCGTCATTATGAAATCGTCTTTATCGTCCATCCGGACCAAAGCGAGCAAGTGCCAGCGATGATCGATCGTTACAAAGCTACATTAGCAGCTGCGGGCGGCAAAATTCATCGTATGGAAGACTGGGGTCGTCGTCAGATGGCTTACATGATCGACAAGCTTGCTAAAGCCCACTACGTTTGCATGAACATTGAGTGCGACCAGAAAACTCTGGAAGAGCTCGAGCATGCGTTCAAATTTAACGATGCTGTTTTGCGTCACCTCATCATCAAGACTAAGAAAGCTGAAACAGAGCCTTCCATCATGATGAAAGAAGTGCAACGTGAAGAAGCGCGTAAATCTGCTCAAGCCGACGCTCCTGTAGCGACAGCCTAAGTTAGAAATTTGAAGAGGAATACACAGACTAGAAAACGTATCAGAGAAGCGGAGCGGCGTTGAATCATTTCACCCTCACTGCGATCTTGGTATCTAAAGACGCGATTCGATTTACACCAGCAGGAATACCGGTGATGCATTGCCAGCTAGAACATAGCGGCCAAGCAAACGAGGTAGGAGTGGCAAGGAAAATTCAGATGAACGTTGAAGCCATCACAATCGGTCCGATACAAAAGGACTTAGAGCGAATGGATTTAGGGGCTGAGGCAGTGTTTGAGGGATTCTTAGCACCCAAGACTCTACGTAATCAAAGACTTGTTTTCCATATTACCCATATTCAATTGAAAAATTAAAGAGGAAATCATCATGGCGTTTGGAAAGAAACCCGATTTCAAAAAGAAACCAGCTCAGAACCCATTGTTCAAGCGTAAGCGTTATTGTCGTTTCACTGTTGCTGGCGTAGAACAGATTGATTACAAAGATGTAGATACATTGAAGGACTTCATTGGCGAAAACGCTAAGATCACTCCTGCTCGTTTGACAGGCACAAAAGCTAAATATCAGCGTCAGTTAGACACTGCTATTAAGCGTGCTCGTTACTTGGCTTTATTGCCATTCTCCGATCAACATAA is from Polynucleobacter sp. MWH-S4W17 and encodes:
- the pdxJ gene encoding pyridoxine 5'-phosphate synthase, with the translated sequence MSSPHTLELGINIDHVATLRNARGTVYPDPLRAAALAEEAGADLITLHLREDRRHIKDADLLALRPLIKTRMNLECAVTPEMIDIACKVRPHDVCLVPEKREEVTTEGGLDVLGHFEVVKAAAKKLVDAGIRVSLFIDPEEKQIQAAKEVGATVVELHTGRYADLSGAEQAKELERIRKAAIFGKSIGLRVNAGHGLHEGNVRLVAAIAELSELNIGHAIVAEALFKGWQKAITDMKVLMAQGRASA
- the uvrC gene encoding excinuclease ABC subunit UvrC, with translation MSNSLFETLQQDVKRLPGLPGVYRFFDEAGHILYVGKARNLKKRVSSYFQRTQLSPRIELMVGKIARYETTVTRTETEALILENNLIKELAPPFNILFRDDKSYPYVMLTGHQFPRLASYRGKVDKRNHYFGPFPNSWAVRNSVQILQKVFRLRTCEDSVFKNRSRPCLLHQIHRCSAPCVGRLSIEQYGQDVAQATRFLEGDHSRVLSELEKEMHKHSEAMEFEMAAVLRDRIADLSSVLQQQSMDTVAEGEGDVDVIAVAQMEGMVCVNLAMIRGGRHLGDRAYFPKGLRSTSGELPSPAEILEAFITQHYLEEHVDATAANLIPPVLVLNHPLQSASDDLTQLNESPPEDLHELLNAQAGRKITFLHQPQGQRRHWLGMAEGNAKIALTKRLVETGGQLARARALADILSLELESLEQLRIECFDISHTSGEATQASCVVYTKNAMQSSEYRRFNINDITPGDDYAAMRQVLQRRYANFQELPVEKIPQVILIDGGKGQVEMARQVLSEFGMDVGLIVGVAKGEGRKVGLETLIFADGRKSLELGIDSAALLLVAQIRDEAHRFAITGMRAKRAKARTISRLEEIEGIGAKRRQKLLARFGGLKGVSNASIEEIAGVEGVSLTLAEQIYRQLH
- the lexA gene encoding transcriptional repressor LexA, with protein sequence MDINTVDFPEELTALPKLTPRQNEILELITKAIDESGLPPTRAEIATQLGFASANAAEEHLRALAKKGYIELTPGTSRGIRIPQRFNQSHNSNKYRQLSLPSGALQQLTLPLIGRVAAGSPIMAVEHIEKHVPVDPNLFSKGADYLLKVKGMSMRDAGILDGDYLAVRKTTEVRNGDIVVARLDDEVTVKRWQQKKTANGMVIELQAENPDFKNILVDDRQPNFSIEGQAVGLIRAEGL
- the acpS gene encoding holo-ACP synthase: MIIGIGTDILQIERLQAAYDRTNGRLAEKILGPDEMLVFKHRLARNHKRGIAFLATRFAAKEAFSKAIGLGMRMPMTWRSLQTLNESSGKPITSYLGALAQFMQEKNWEAHVTVSDEKDMAIAHVIVTQM
- the nagZ gene encoding beta-N-acetylhexosaminidase, whose amino-acid sequence is MSKSTMAPGPVTLDVVGLELNAEDRRRILHPLTGGVILFGRNFTNRQQLTKLTAAIKKLRPDVLISIDHEGGRVQRARTDGFTHLPAMRKLGELWSAKNKSTHAAESAAIAMAAATACGYVLAAELRACGVDFSFTPVLDLDFGRSGVIGDRSFGRDPQIVFALSKSLNEGLRLAGMANCGKHFPGHGWAEADSHVAIPVDERPLKEILNDDAKPYEWLDLSLASVMPAHVIYPKVDKNPAGFSKIWLHSILRQELGFEGVIFSDDLSMEGASVAGSVVKGAEMALDAGCDAVLICNRPDLADQLLSKLKVSKTKQSESATRLNRLMPLAPAPIWSALQNEAQYQHAKGLLGQLGLIAD
- a CDS encoding asparaginase; its protein translation is MSSLQNTSEAAPQILVLGMGGTIAGLAPSPADNPMQYEAGQVEVASLLTHIQSAVPEGISLVSRQIANINSRNLTESLLTLLGEVVREALAKTLVKGIVVTHGTDTIEEAGVFLQLTCGKYAQNLGKRVILTGAMLPSNAPKADGPSNLLDAIRWASTPIDNCPGGIYAVMDGRGCLAMDLAKRHGSALNAPIQASPSSSVGLINPSWLSGVKAVQALWTEDLPIPKENEWPWVEILTSHAGARSETITHWLNSKVKGLVLAGSGMGGFHDAWRDSLVAAVKHGIALVRTTRTGAGETLPDLPEKDIAGCLAAGSLSAPRARIALQLSLNAEKQAQPTGKSLTWQDFFARIAILPVIR
- the recO gene encoding DNA repair protein RecO; amino-acid sequence: MASIRIADEPAFVLHSIPYKETSLILDVFTRQYGRMALIAKGAKRPHSTLRPVLQRFQPLLVSWSGKSELRTLTKSEWVGGMPSLVGDALLCGFYLNELLVKFLAREDDYEKLYDRYSETINALSNLEFESKGLEEILRPFELSLLQETGYAAALDRCVETNEVPLAQEQYVYQPERGVRPVQADDPGHWPVLTGKSLLAIAAGDFSDPETLSESKQLMRFLLGLHLQDQVLTTRQILIDLKKI
- the rpsR gene encoding 30S ribosomal protein S18 encodes the protein MAFGKKPDFKKKPAQNPLFKRKRYCRFTVAGVEQIDYKDVDTLKDFIGENAKITPARLTGTKAKYQRQLDTAIKRARYLALLPFSDQHKK
- the priB gene encoding primosomal replication protein N encodes the protein MNHFTLTAILVSKDAIRFTPAGIPVMHCQLEHSGQANEVGVARKIQMNVEAITIGPIQKDLERMDLGAEAVFEGFLAPKTLRNQRLVFHITHIQLKN
- the efp gene encoding elongation factor P — its product is MKTAQELRVGNVVMIGTDAQVVLKAEYSRSGRNSSVVKMKFKNLLTGAPNEGVYKADDKFDVVILDKKECTYSYFADPMYVFMDTEYNQYEVEAEFMGDALNYLEESMPCEVVFYEGKALSVAMPNSLVREIIYTEPAVKGDTSSGKVLKNAKLATGYELQVPLFCNTGDKIEIDTRTGEYRSRAN
- the earP gene encoding elongation factor P maturation arginine rhamnosyltransferase EarP yields the protein MRWDIFCQIVDNYGDAGVCWRLARSLSSIHRQEVRIFCDDLPTLNLLASGVEPSIKQKIDIQPWEASHANARHPVQIPDVVIEAFGCELPERYLAGLFIAPVKPIIINLEYLSAEPWVIDFHGKASPQSHGIPKYFFFPGFQDEVGGLLLDPIPPEGHIVAKNIPGDLKTVWSKLRPGAKRISIFCYPGAPLKKWLVDLGHLGEDVDVLLAHGHAEQLSLYGEHPISLSTNIQLLSMPFVSQDEYDWVLSQCDFNIVRGEDSFVRAQLAGKPFIWHIYPQEDRAHEVKLAAFLDLYLEEASQGLRLATIAAMTWATPSEWLKDLNSWNAHAEHWRTHLLGKQADGGLPARLIRFVA
- the pgsA gene encoding CDP-diacylglycerol--glycerol-3-phosphate 3-phosphatidyltransferase, giving the protein MPFNLPIALTWLRVAAIPLLVAIFYLPNSWLTPFDKNLIAAIIFISAAITDWLDGFLARRLKQESAFGQFLDPVADKLIVAAALLVLLNMDRVQVWVALIIIGREITISALREWMALLGAGKSVAVHMVGKLKTTAQLIAIPFLLLNDTLFGWLNCAQVGTWLIWIASFLTLWSMFYYMKKALPQLAGKID
- the rpsF gene encoding 30S ribosomal protein S6; translated protein: MRHYEIVFIVHPDQSEQVPAMIDRYKATLAAAGGKIHRMEDWGRRQMAYMIDKLAKAHYVCMNIECDQKTLEELEHAFKFNDAVLRHLIIKTKKAETEPSIMMKEVQREEARKSAQADAPVATA